The Mesorhizobium sp. B2-8-5 genome segment TCTTGAAGCGCTCACAGGTTCGAATGGCGGTGAGGGCTGCCATGTAGAGAGCGCGGCGCACGCGTGATCGCCCGCCCTGGATCTGGCTCCTGCGGTTGAGCTTGCCGCTTTTGTTGTCGAACGGGGCCAGGCCGACCAGTGCCGCGATCGCCTTGGGTGAGCGCTGGCCGAGCTCGGGCAGAAGCGCCAGCAGCGAGAATGCGCCGACCTTGGAGACACCGGGCACGGAGACCATGAGCGTGTAATCGCGGGCGGTGTCCTCGGCTTGACGAATGACTTCGGCAATCTGGCTCTCGATCGCCTTGATGCGCGTGTCGAGGTAGGCGATCGTTTCTTCCAGATCGGCAATGACGATCTCATTGAAGGCCTCGGCGAGGTGCTTCTTCGCCGTTGCCCGCATCTCGACCAGTTGATCGCGGTAGCGGGCAAGCGATTGAAGCCGCTCGACTTCTTCGCGCGGCGCCGGCTCGGCCTCAGGATTATAGCGACGGCCGTAGTCGCTCAGCATCCTGGCGTCGAGAGGATCGGTCTTGGCCCGCCGTCTCGTCGACTTCGCATAGTGGTGGGTATGCGCTGGGTTGTGCCGCGAGAACGGCACGCCGGCCTTGGCCAGCGCATGGCGCAGAAGCCGGTCATGGACGCCTGTCGCCTCCATGACGACGAAGTCCCGACTGGGATCAAGGCCCGCCACATACGCCGCGATCGCGTCGGCCTGGTTGTCGATGCGCCGAAGACGGCCACTTGTCTCATCAAAAAAATCGAGCCACTGCTTTGAGATGTCGCAGCCGACATAGTTCTGGGCTATCATGTCCACGCCTCTTCCTGTGGTGCGGGGTCTGCTTAGAACAGCCCCGTGCAACTGTTCAGGTTGATGGTTCACCGGTGGGAAGGGACCGGGCCATGCCACGGCCTGTCCGAAAGGACGACCAGGATTCATTCGGTCTCCTTCCCACTTCAAACCATACACCAGAACCAACACACAGGATTCCAGGGTCTGCGCGACGCCGCTTCGCGGCTGCTCCGCCCTAGAATGACGAGGCTGGGAGGCTTCGGCCAATCCCCAGCGTTTGCCCTGATTTCATCGAATGAGCGGTGAATATCTGGCCTATCGATGGGCCTGCAATCTTGTATCGAGGACCTAATCGAAATCCGGAATCGTGCCGGGCGGCAGCCCCAGCCGGCCATTCAGTTCCTTCAGATACCGGCACCAGTCCGGCGTGCCTCCGGCTCCCCTGCCGTTGCCATTGCCGTCGGACGAGTAGCCATTGCCGTGGCCGTTGCCGCAATTGGCGTTGCCGTTGAAGCTGCCGCCATTGAAGTTGCCGCTGAAACTTCCGGCATTGCCGTTGCCGTTGAAGTTGCCGCTGTTGCCATTGCCGTTGAAGTTGCCGGCATTGCCGTTGCCGTTGAAATTGCCGGTGTTGCCGAGAGCGTTGGTCACGCCGACGCCGATCGGAAGGTCGGCAATCCTGACCAGGGTCGAGGCGTCGGCAGCCAGGATCGCGGCAAGCAGCGTGCCGAGCGCGAGGCGGTTTCCGTCAAGCAGCCTCGCCGCCACGCCGCGCTGGCGAGGCCGAACGGGCGCGGCTGATCTCAAGCTGGTCATCAGCGGTTCCCCCGGCCGTTGGAGTTGCCGTTGAAGCCGCCGACATTGCCGTTGCCGTTGAAGTTGCCGCCGTTGAAGTTGCCGTTGCCGGCACCGATGTTGCTGTTGCCGTTATATTGGCCGGTGTTGGAGTTGCCGTTGAAGGCGCCGATGTTGCTGTTGCCGCTTGTCGGCGAGGTGTTGCTGTTGCCGTTGAAGGCGCCGACATTGCCGGTGCCGCTGTTGAACGCGCCGACATTACCGGTACCGCTGTTCTTGTAGCCGACATTGCCGCCGAAGTTGCCGAGCGGGTTCATGCTCCTGACGTTCGAACCGAGGGCTTGGCCGTATTTGCCGACCGCCCCCTGGACAGCCGACATGCCGAAGGCCTGGCTGCCCGTCGCGGTGTCAGCCTTCGCCGCGGTTGCACTCAACAACCCCAGGCATAGCGCCGATATGACGTAGCGTTTCATCTGCGAGCTCCTTCCATGGCTTAGCTTTTTGAAATTGCACCTGTTTCGAAAAGGACTGGGACCGCCGGCGACATGTCGCGATAGCCTTGCGCGGGGGACGGGCGCGTGGCTCGGCGATCCCAGAGACGTCTGCGTCTTTCCAAGTTAAAGCTTGGCGACGCTGAAGTTGGCGACGCTAGTGGTTGGCGTTGCCGTTTCCGTTGCCGCTACCGGCGCCCCAGTTGCCGTTGCCGTTGGCATTGCCGTTGCCGAGGCCGAAGTTGCCGTTGCCGTTCACGTTGCCGTTGCCGAGGCCGAAGTTCCCGTTGCCGTTGCCGTTGCCGTTGGCGGCGCCGGCATTGAGGTTGCCGTTATAGTTGCCGCTGAAGGCACCCATGTTGGCGTTTCCGTTTCCGTTGCCGTTGCCAGCGCCGAAATTGCCGTTGCCGTTGAAGTTGCCGTTGAAGGCGCCGGTGTTGGCGTTGCCGTTGCCGTTGCCGTTGCCGACGCCGACATTGCCGTTGCCGTTGCCGTTGCCGCTACCGACCGAAAATGCGGATGCCGAACCAGTCAGAGCCGACAGGACAGCCGCGGCCAGGATGATCTTTTTCATGACGTTCTCCTTGGTTTGTGTTGAGCTTCCCGGCCAGTTCAAGATGACCGAGAGGACGCTCCAAGGATGCACGCAGAAATAGCACCCATGAATTCGGGCTGATCGGCAGGTGCCGTCGGTTTTTCTGCTGATCCCCGTGTCAGGGAAAGTTGAAGTAATCGGGAAAAAACTGACAGGCATAAAGGCATATGCCGGGTGTATATTGCGCGGAGCATCAACCCCTTGTGCCTCTTCTCGCGGGGCCGGCACTTCGCGGCGTTGACGGAAAAGAAGTCGATGGAGGGTGGCATCGACACCGGCAAAGACGATAGCTCGAGAAAGCGCCGTGGCCTGGCGCGGCATCTGGTTGCCGTGCAGGAAGAGCAGCGCCTGCGCCTGTCGCGCGAGCTGCATGACGATCTGGGCCAGATGCTCGCCAGCGTCTCGCTCGAATTGCACATCGTTCGCGCCGGCTCGCCGGAGATGGACGCCCGCCTCGAGCGCGCCGCGATGCTTATCGACCAGCTGAGCGCCAGGGTGCATGACGCCGCCTGGAGCCTGCGACCCGCGGACCTCGATCGCCTCGGCTTCAAGGCTTCGGTCGAGGACCTGACAACCATGCTTTGCGGTCAACTCGGCATTGCATGCGAGATGGACCTTGAAGCCCTGTCGAGCCCGCCGCCTGCCGAGATCGCGCTCACGCTGTACCGCATTGCCCAGGAAGCGCTCACCAATATCGGCAAGCATGCCGCGCCGAGCCGCGTCAGCGTCACGGCGCACATCCAGGACGATCGGATGCGCCTGACGATCGAGGATGACGGCCGCGGCTTTGACGGCAGCGCCGAACCTGGTCCGGGCCATTTGGGACTTGCCGGAATGCGGGAGCGGCTGGCGCTGGTCGGCGGCAAATTGTCGGTTGAAACCGCCTGGGGCAAGGGGACCACCATTTACGCTGACGTGCCCCTCGCCGGCTGCCCGGCGGCTTCGAGCCGGCAACGATGCGATCGGGTCTGAAACGGCATCTTCGGCGTCAGGTGGGATTACGTGAAGCGCTGCACATCCCGGACATTAGCCGCGGCTTACAGTGCGGCATCATTGGGTTAGGCGGGGGATGGCTTACCCGTTGCGGCCGTTTAGGCCTGCCAGGACAGACGGGCGTCCCGCGCCAGGCGGGGCAGTTGCCTAGACCATCAAGTACAAGAGGGCCCGCTCCAGGCGAGAGGCTCTTTCATCGACTGATGGAGGTTAAAGGTGTGCTGCAGACGGATATTTGTGGTCGATGACCACCCGATCATCCTGTCGGGGGTCGGGGCGATGATCAGCAGCCAGGACGATCTGACGATCGTCGGACTGGCCGGCAATGCCGACGATGCCCTCGAGGGGATCGGCAAGTCGCTGCCCGACGTCGCGGTGGTCGACATATCGCTTCCGGGCATCAACGGGGTCACGCTGATCGAACGGCTTGGCGAACGCTTTCCCGAGGTCAGCTGCATAGCGCTGACGGCGCATGAGGACCCGGGCTGCCTGCGCCAGGTGCTGGCGGCGGGCGGGCGCGGCTTCGTGGTCAAGCGGTCGACCGCGACGGACCTGCTGCAGGCCATCCGATGCGTGTTGGCCGGCGACAACTATGTCGATCCGGCGCTTGCGGCGCGCATATTGAGCCCACGCGGCGCCGCGCAGGGCGATCCGGGCAATCTCAGCGAACGGGAGCGGTCGGTCATCCAGTTGGTGGCGCTCGGTTACAGCAACAAGGAAATCTCGTAGCGGCTCAGCCTCAGCATAAAGACGATCGAAACCTATCGCACCAGGGCAACCGACAAGCTCGAACTTCACTCCCGCGCCGCCATCGTGCGCTTCGCGCACTCGAATGGCTGGCTGATCGAACTGCCGGTGTAGGCGAACCGGCAGGTTGCGCTTCCGGGGCCGCGCTTTCAGAGCTTGTAGAAGCGGCGGATGATGTCCCAGGCTTCGTCGGCCGTGTCGACGAAATCGATGATGTCCTGATCGCCGGGCGAGATCGTGCCCTGCTCGGCGAGGAAGTCGAGATCGATCGCCCTTTGCCAGAACGCCTTGCCGAACAGGATGACCGGGACGCGCTCCATGCGTCCCGTCTGGATGAGCGTCAGCGTCTCGAAGAACTCGTCCATCGTGCCGAAGCCGCCCGGAAACACCGCGACCGCCTTGGCGCGCATGACGAAATGCATCTTGCGGATGGCGAAATAGTGGAAGTTGAAGCAGAGCTCCGGCGTGACATAGGCGTTGGGCGCCTGTTCGTGCGGCAGAACGATGTTCAAGCCGATCGACGGCGCGCCGACATCGTCGGCGCCGCGGTTGCCGGCCTCCATGACGCCAGGCCCGCCACCGGTCACCACGACATATTCACGATAATAGGAGGT includes the following:
- a CDS encoding IS110 family transposase; the encoded protein is MIAQNYVGCDISKQWLDFFDETSGRLRRIDNQADAIAAYVAGLDPSRDFVVMEATGVHDRLLRHALAKAGVPFSRHNPAHTHHYAKSTRRRAKTDPLDARMLSDYGRRYNPEAEPAPREEVERLQSLARYRDQLVEMRATAKKHLAEAFNEIVIADLEETIAYLDTRIKAIESQIAEVIRQAEDTARDYTLMVSVPGVSKVGAFSLLALLPELGQRSPKAIAALVGLAPFDNKSGKLNRRSQIQGGRSRVRRALYMAALTAIRTCERFKTFYSALAARSGSKKLAIIAVARKLLVVLNAIMRDKTAFA
- a CDS encoding sensor histidine kinase; its protein translation is MQEEQRLRLSRELHDDLGQMLASVSLELHIVRAGSPEMDARLERAAMLIDQLSARVHDAAWSLRPADLDRLGFKASVEDLTTMLCGQLGIACEMDLEALSSPPPAEIALTLYRIAQEALTNIGKHAAPSRVSVTAHIQDDRMRLTIEDDGRGFDGSAEPGPGHLGLAGMRERLALVGGKLSVETAWGKGTTIYADVPLAGCPAASSRQRCDRV
- a CDS encoding response regulator, translating into MVDDHPIILSGVGAMISSQDDLTIVGLAGNADDALEGIGKSLPDVAVVDISLPGINGVTLIERLGERFPEVSCIALTAHEDPGCLRQVLAAGGRGFVVKRSTATDLLQAIRCVLAGDNYVDPALAARILSPRGAAQGDPGNLSERERSVIQLVALGYSNKEIS
- a CDS encoding LOG family protein, which encodes MTPMEKAGWTPLPHSDEDLERSKGVPDTPQTRAETYRLAWNDPEFMTRRELRAVRLQLELLKPEMILAERGIRSTVILFGGARLPEPGGEAWAAKNETQKKNLEANSKYYEEARKFARLCSQQSATSYYREYVVVTGGGPGVMEAGNRGADDVGAPSIGLNIVLPHEQAPNAYVTPELCFNFHYFAIRKMHFVMRAKAVAVFPGGFGTMDEFFETLTLIQTGRMERVPVILFGKAFWQRAIDLDFLAEQGTISPGDQDIIDFVDTADEAWDIIRRFYKL